In Hermetia illucens chromosome 1, iHerIll2.2.curated.20191125, whole genome shotgun sequence, one genomic interval encodes:
- the LOC119647232 gene encoding uncharacterized protein LOC119647232, protein MARETSDDDQHDVAALRRQVQELRTSLKEMTSRYDRLSALFSSSLVESTIALNKSSQQPNTATTSIHENQEERSMAEMEISTPKPQQKIASAIASTPSPDLTTTTMNVTEHPARQLQQPTTHTPITTTTTTQQAAQPAKSTPPRLKFTNL, encoded by the exons ATGGCTCGCGAAACGTCAGACGACGATCAACACGATGTCGCCGCCCTGCGGAGACAGGTCCAAGAACTGAGAACCTCCCTGAAGGAGATGACAAGCCGGTACGACCGGCTCTCTGCGCTGTTCAGCTCTTCATTAGTGGAATCTACCATCGCCCTCAACAAGTCATCTCAGCAGCCCAACACAGCAACTACATCAATTCATGAGAACCAAGAAGAACGGTCGATGGCAGAAATGGAAATTTCCACACCGAAGCCACAACAAAAAATAGCCTCAGCAATAGCATCTACACCCTCACCCGATCTAACGACAACAACAATGAATGTCACCGAACATCCAGCCCGACAGCTACAACAACCAACCACACACACCCCGATAACAACCACCACAACCACGCAGCAAGCCGCTCAACCAGCCAAATCCACCCCACCAAgg CTTAAATTTACGAACTTATGA
- the LOC119646400 gene encoding glyoxylate reductase/hydroxypyruvate reductase-like, whose amino-acid sequence MANLTILVTHREVPQAGLDILSRSCKLVFCESLPPKRSEILEKAKGVDGILWATHEPLNGEVLDAAGPNLKAISTMSADLDFVDISTLKSRRMPLGYTPDLPNSAIATLAVGLMISAGRRFREGRIKVETGHWETYHLQWMLGQEVKGGIIGFLGFSELGQTIATRLQGFDTQKFIYTSDKDEPDASDYKAEKVSFEDLLKQSDFIFITCPLTKETKGKFNAAAFNQMKPTSVLINVSNGEIVDQDALYDALKTQKIFAAGIDETTPEPLPKTSKLLQLSNLIVTPNLGSSTKRTIDEMAVIAAHNVIQGIAGEPMFAPAYILPPEKTPEVKS is encoded by the exons atggcgAATCTTACAATCTTAGTAACACACCGCGAAGTACCACAAGCTGGTCTTGATATTCTAAGCCGTTCATGTAAGTTAGTGTTTTGTGAAAGTTTACCACCAAAACGTTCGGAAATTCTCGAGAAGGCaaaaggagtcgatggaatATTGTGGGCTACCCATGAACCCCTCAATGGAGAGGTCCTTGATGCCGCGGGTCCAAATCTAAAAGCAATTTCAACTATGAGTGCTGACCTCGACTTTGTGGATATTTCAACTTTGAAAAGTCGCCGCATGCCACTAGGTTATACCCCGGATTTGCCAAATTCTGCCATCGCAACCCTTGCTGTGGGACTGATGATATCAGCCGGCCGAAGGTTCCGTGAAGGAAGGATAAAAGTTGAAAC TGGCCATTGGGAAACATACCATTTGCAATGGATGCTAGGACAGGAAGTCAAAGGTGGAATTATCGGTTTTCTTGGATTCAGCGAGTTAGGTCAAACTATTGCGACGCGCCTTCAAGGGTTCGACACTCAAAAGTTCATATATACCAGTGACAAGGATGAACCTGATGCAAGTGACTACAAAGCTGAGAAAGTCTCCTTCGAGGATCTTTTGAAACAATcagattttattttcatcacTTGTCCTCtcacaaaagaaacaaaaggaaaattcaATGCCGCTGCCTTCAACCAGATGAAACCAACCAGTGTCCTGATAAATGTTTCCAATGGAG AAATTGTGGATCAGGATGCATTGTACGATGCCTTGAAAACCCAAAAAATATTTGCTGCTGGTATTGATGAAACCACCCCCGAACCTTTACCAAAGACCAGTAAACTCCTGCAACTTTCAAACTTGA TTGTCACACCAAACCTTGGCTCATCAACGAAGCGAACAATTGATGAGATGGCTGTGATAGCTGCCCACAATGTCATTCAAGGAATTGCTGGTGAACCAATGTTCGCACCAGCCTACATTTTACCCCCTGAGAAGACACCAGAAGTGAAATCTTAA